A DNA window from Longimicrobiaceae bacterium contains the following coding sequences:
- a CDS encoding vitamin K epoxide reductase family protein yields the protein MSLEAPAAPAAPEASAAPEDSAPPASRMAVAVLSLVGVFISGYLTLYKLGYLGVIQCGTGGCETVQASKYAYFLGVPVAVWGIGAYGALLLLALAGVQPRWVRSRGVAAGLFAMAAAGVAFSAYLTYLEAAVIHAWCRWCVASAVLITLIFLLSLPGLRQAR from the coding sequence ATGAGCCTGGAGGCGCCCGCCGCGCCCGCCGCTCCGGAGGCGTCCGCCGCGCCGGAGGACTCCGCGCCCCCGGCGTCGCGGATGGCGGTGGCCGTGCTGTCGCTGGTGGGCGTCTTCATCTCCGGGTACCTGACGCTCTACAAGCTCGGGTACCTGGGCGTCATCCAGTGCGGGACCGGGGGGTGCGAAACGGTGCAGGCGTCGAAGTACGCCTACTTCCTCGGCGTTCCCGTGGCCGTCTGGGGGATCGGCGCGTACGGCGCCCTGCTCCTCCTGGCGCTGGCGGGGGTGCAGCCGCGCTGGGTGCGCTCGCGCGGGGTGGCGGCCGGACTCTTCGCCATGGCGGCGGCGGGGGTGGCGTTCTCCGCCTACCTGACCTACCTGGAGGCCGCGGTGATCCACGCCTGGTGCCGCTGGTGCGTGGCCTCGGCCGTGCTGATCACGCTGATCTTCCTGCTTTCCCTTCCGGGGCTGCGGCAGGCCCGGTAG
- a CDS encoding DsbA family protein, with translation MSKPVSRSPAPRGRSPLAPFYVVLGVVALAGVGFLIYQAFGKDKPASEPVPVALDAARLNRVQGISVGPPDAPVVIYEFADFQCPACGQFAGMVAPLIKDRLVEPGKVRFVYYDFPLVDIHPNAFLASRAGRCANEQGRFWEFHDIVYGQQPNWSHASDPTDLFVQYARQAGADPRAFEACLRSDKYQREISESMELGRSLGVQGTPTLIVNGRRLGQTPSFTELNRMVDEAASGGGAVPAADTAETSGAAQ, from the coding sequence ATGAGCAAGCCCGTATCTCGCAGCCCCGCGCCCCGCGGCCGCTCTCCGCTGGCGCCCTTCTACGTCGTCCTCGGCGTCGTCGCCCTCGCGGGCGTCGGCTTCCTGATCTACCAGGCCTTCGGAAAGGACAAACCGGCCTCGGAGCCGGTGCCGGTGGCGCTCGACGCCGCGCGGCTGAACCGGGTGCAGGGGATCTCCGTGGGGCCGCCCGATGCCCCCGTGGTGATCTACGAGTTCGCCGACTTCCAGTGCCCCGCGTGCGGGCAGTTCGCCGGGATGGTGGCGCCGCTCATCAAGGACCGGCTGGTGGAGCCCGGGAAGGTCCGCTTCGTGTACTACGACTTCCCGCTCGTCGACATCCACCCCAACGCCTTCCTGGCGTCCCGCGCCGGCCGCTGCGCCAACGAGCAGGGGCGGTTCTGGGAGTTCCACGACATCGTCTACGGCCAGCAGCCCAACTGGTCCCATGCGTCGGACCCCACCGACCTGTTCGTGCAGTACGCCCGGCAGGCGGGGGCGGACCCCCGGGCCTTCGAGGCGTGCCTCCGCTCCGACAAGTACCAGCGCGAGATCTCCGAGAGCATGGAGCTGGGCCGCTCGCTCGGGGTGCAGGGGACGCCCACCCTGATCGTCAACGGCCGCCGGCTGGGACAGACGCCCTCGTTCACGGAGCTGAACCGCATGGTGGACGAGGCCGCGAGCGGCGGCGGTGCCGTCCCGGCGGCGGACACGGCGGAGACCTCCGGCGCGGCGCAATGA